ACCTGGGTGGCGAGCGTGCGCACCCGGGCCGGAACGACGGCGGCATTGGCCATAGCACCCTCCTTACGGCCATTACGGCCGTAAGACAACCATACCATACCGCTGCCCATCCGTATGTCTCACCCTGGTGTCGTGCACCCCTGGGCGCGCCGCTGGTTGACGGGGCGCGCCGCTGCCGCCTACACTCGCAGGAGGCTCCGTCCATGATCGAGTTCGTCCCATGATCGAATTCTTCGACCCGACCGATGCTCCAGCCCCGGGCGCGTTCTCGCGCGCGACGCGCGCGGCGGGGCTCGTCTTCGTCTCGGGCACGGGCGCGGGCAACGATATCGGCGGCGCCCCGCGCGAGGGGACGGCCGCCCAGCAGACGCGCTGGGCGCTGGAAAATGTCGCGGCGATCCTGCGGGCCGCCGGCTCCTCGCTCGACCGCGTGGTGCAGGTGACGCTCCTGATCCAGGACCCGGCCGACTACCACGAGATCAACGCCGAGTACGTGACGCACTTTCCGAAGGGGCTGCCGGCGCGGCACACGGCGCGCTTCGGCGTGCCCACCGCGGCCAAGGTCGCGTTCGCCTGCATCGCGCTCGGGCCCGACGCGGCGCAGGCCCCCTGAAGCGCGCGATCGTGACGCGCGCGACGGTGGACCCCCACGCCCTGCCACCCGACATCGCCGCGCTTCGTGACCGCCTCGGCGCCTTCCTCGAGGGAGAGCTCCTGCCCGCGGAACGGCGGGAGGGCGTCGTCGACGAGGCGCAGGCGAGCCCCGCGCTCACGCGCTTTGCGCGGACGCGCTCGGCCGAGCTCGGCTTCTACCGGCTGGCGCAGCCGGTCGAGCTGGGCGGGGGAGGGCTCGGGCCCGTGGGAGTGGCCGCGCTCCACGAGGAGATCGCGCGCTCCCAGTGCGCGCTGGGCGGACTCGTCCTCGGCGGCGACGGCGGGCTCCTGCGCATGGCGTCGGGCGCGCAGCGTGAGCGCTTCCTCCTGCCCGTGCTGCGCGGCGAGCTCACGACAGCGCTGGCCTTCACCGACGCCCGCGAGGGACCGCGCACCACGGCCGTGGGGCGGGGCGAGATGTTCGTCGTCTCGGGCGTCAAGTCCTTCGTCACCGGCGGCCCGCAGGCCGACCTGCTCCTGGCGGTGGCGAAGGTGACGGACAATCCCGGCGGCAAGACGGGGACGGCCGTCTTCGTCGTGAGGCGCGACGCGCCGGGCGTCACGCTCGCGAGCGAGATTCGCACGCTCGACGGCGGCCTCCACGGCGAGTTCGAGCTGGTGAACGTCGAGGTGCCTGCCGCCGACGTGCTCGGAGAGATCGGCCAGGGGCTGCCGAAGGCGCTCGAGAGCATCACGGCGCTGCGTCTTCGCGCCGCGGCCGCCGCCTGCGGCACCGCCCGGTGGACGCTCGAGTACGCGCTCCGCCAGGCGCGCCGCCCCCACAGAACCGGCGTGCCGCTCGGCGAGCGCGAGCAGGTCCAGGCCATGCTCGGCCAGAGCGCCATGGACCTCTTCGCCGCGCGCGGCGCGCTGTACGCCGCCGCGCGCGCGGCGGAAGCCGGCGATGCCGAGACGGAGGTCGCCATGGCCAAGGCTGTCGCCACGGAGGCCGTCGCCCGCATCGTGGACCGCGCGATCCAACTCGTAGGCGGCGCGGCCGTCGTCGAAGGGCATCCGCTGGCGCGCCTCTACCGCCGCATCCGCGCCTGGCGCATC
Above is a genomic segment from Candidatus Rokuibacteriota bacterium containing:
- a CDS encoding RidA family protein — translated: MIEFFDPTDAPAPGAFSRATRAAGLVFVSGTGAGNDIGGAPREGTAAQQTRWALENVAAILRAAGSSLDRVVQVTLLIQDPADYHEINAEYVTHFPKGLPARHTARFGVPTAAKVAFACIALGPDAAQAP
- a CDS encoding acyl-CoA dehydrogenase; translation: MTRATVDPHALPPDIAALRDRLGAFLEGELLPAERREGVVDEAQASPALTRFARTRSAELGFYRLAQPVELGGGGLGPVGVAALHEEIARSQCALGGLVLGGDGGLLRMASGAQRERFLLPVLRGELTTALAFTDAREGPRTTAVGRGEMFVVSGVKSFVTGGPQADLLLAVAKVTDNPGGKTGTAVFVVRRDAPGVTLASEIRTLDGGLHGEFELVNVEVPAADVLGEIGQGLPKALESITALRLRAAAAACGTARWTLEYALRQARRPHRTGVPLGEREQVQAMLGQSAMDLFAARGALYAAARAAEAGDAETEVAMAKAVATEAVARIVDRAIQLVGGAAVVEGHPLARLYRRIRAWRIAEGTTEILRLTVARRLLAADPAPPQPVPQGDSSDAPQ